A window of Rhipicephalus microplus isolate Deutch F79 chromosome X, USDA_Rmic, whole genome shotgun sequence genomic DNA:
CTCTTGTTGAATCACTCATTTTTAGCATCATGGACATAGTGTTATAACACTGTTGAGCAGCCAGACCCCTGCTAAATGCCTTGTCCTCTGCAGCTTAAGAATCGAACCCAGTATTATTACAATAAAAGCATTTGTTAAACTTGAGGATTTGTAATAAATGTGTTAAGATGTATACCCGATGAAAACAAAATCATTGAATGAATGTTAGAGCTTGTTATTCGACAACCTAATTTTTTTACCAAGGCAGCAAACTGCATCAAGGTTGCTGCCACAACTTAGAAAAATTGTCTTATTCAAACATTGGCTCGAACAACACACTTAATTTAACGATATCACACTCATTCAAGCCCCCATCTTCATGTTACTTCCTGCCATAATAAGATGTACAAGTGTCATGTAGTGTTTATAGTTTAAAAAAAACCATATATGAAGCCTTGCTTCTCAATTTATTGCTCACACTTGGTGTTGATGCATTATTCATTGTCTTCATCAGGGTAATACCTCCACCATGATGTTATGAATAAGGTGATGTCTACCCATCCAGCACTCTGTGACGTGCAGTGACAGAGTGCTGGATGGGTGGAGGCTAGGGAAACGACAACGAAGTGCTGAAGTTCTTGTCCCACAGCTCTTGTTTCTCGCTACAAAGGTGCCGTTACAATATATTCCCTGCCGCACGTAGACCTTTGCAGTGGTCTACAATATGCTTTGTATTGTGTAAGATTTTATAGTATATTTCAAAATACTTTTGTTTGCCCTACATAACTATCCATGGTGTTAGTAGTTACAGAAATTGTAATTGCCACATCATGACACTAATTAAATGAAATTTGTTATGCTAGTCTGTGAATTTTTTCGAAGTTATAATATAGTGTATTTAACGTTGAGTTCTTGTCTACTATAGCAATAGGTATTCGTAGCATACTGCTGCTTGTTCTCCATGTGATCAGTTGTTGCCCAGAAATACCGTCTGCCTTTGAGATTCATGAAATAGTGGTGTGAGCAGAGGTGATGTACGTAGTAGACACCATAGTAGTTTAAACACTGAATATTGCTGCTGCTACAATAGCTCTTTTTTGTACTTCCTTTTCAGACATACAGCAAGGTGCCAAGTGGAGCTGTTCATGGGTCATTCATACAGTTTCATAAGTGGGCTTTCAGAACTTTTGACAATTATGTTTTTTTATTACATCTGCCAAAGTTGTGTTAAAGAAGTGTGTAGTAGTGCATTTCATTGTTCATGTGGCGTGCCTCACACATCTGCATGAAAACGCAGCACAGTCCATACACACAAACTACTCCCCCATACACTCTGGATTTGTGACTTAACTGTAAGTTGTTTGCTCTGACCTTGCACAACAATGACGTCACTGAAATCTTCAGTGCTTTTTGGTATACCTTATGATATTCGTTCACGGACCGCACACCTGCACATGATCGTAGGAAGGTCTTCTGCAAAGTACACTGGGGTACTGCGATGTACTGCGATGCCACTCCTATTGGCAAAATGGGCAAAAGAGTTCAGAGGTTTAAAGACTGCAAATGGGGATGCTGCCATTGCTACCAGTGCCACTCGTTCCAAGACTGAGTTTATCTGCGGGACAACAAGGCATAGCTTCTATATAGACAGTGCTTGAAAGTAGCTTGGAGACAgatcagggggggggggcggtggagGGACTTGGAATATTGATTTATTTGTTGTCAACCAATAATTTCCACGAACAACATGTTTACGAGGATGTATATTGCTAAAGAACTGGTAAACCTTCACTGACTTGTTGCCAACATATGCTACAACTACCACCTGCATAGGTGGGGATATTGGAAATCCAAGTAAACTTTTACACTCATTATTTCACACATAGTTTGGAACATCATTGCATGTACAGATTGGCTCATCAAACGGAAATCTGCAAAACGGGGAGAGGAAGGATGTCATGTGAACTTAGCACAGGTAAAGTATTGGTCTTGTTGGTGTAACATTTTCATAAAGTTCAGTGTATTACTCCAAATCACGAGGATGGGACAGGCTTGTGTATGCTCGGCCTGTCCCATTTTTGTCAGTTCTGGGCCGCGATTAGCTCTATAAACATGTCCTGTGCTCTTTGTGCCTTTGTTTGCTGCACACTTTATTCTTGGGTTCTTTGTGTAGAGTTTTGTTCAATGGACTCCTGTTGAATTTAGTGTTGTGTACATAACAAACAGGTACTTTAGGGAGCTAGCCATGAATGACAGCATTCATTCCAAAAAATCATGCTACCTTTGCAAAACATAGAGTACGTTGTAATCATTCTATGAAGCCTGTGTTCACTTGCAGATGAAGGTGTGCCCAGAAAGTAAATTAACAGCGTGTCAAGCCAACAAAACTCTCCATCAAACAACATGAATAACTCACATTCACAGACACGCAGAACATAAATGAAATCCTCCATTGTTATATTTTGCAAGCAGGCTGCATGGCACagctgtggtgcggcatactgTTGTGCGGAACAATGCAGGAGACTGTTATGCAGAACAATACACCAGACTGTTGTGCCGAACAATACTGCAGACTGTTGTGCGGAACAATACAAACGTTTTTTTGTATTAGTCGCAATGATGTATAGAATACGTAAGAACGCCTTGTTCAAAGGAAACTGTTGTAGTTCTATCGCGGAATGAGATCTGTCACCTCAAAAGAGTGACGGGTTGTTCTGCGGTAACTGTGCTGAAGCATGGCTTCCGTGAAGAGGCTGCATCTTAAGGAGATAGTTGTATTCTTGCTCACGGAATTGTTCGGCGCCGCTATACCTGCGGAATTCTCCGTGAAGGAAGGCCCTCATTTTTTACAGTGGACACCGTAGCAGAGATCACCGTACTACCGGGGCCTGCGGGGCGTCACAACTCTTGAATTTATTTCAAATTTTATATATAGTTGCCTTATGGGTGAAAAAAAGATATCCGCAATTGGTTTTGAAGAAAACTTTTTGGGGAATCACAGTAAATTAATAATAACGAAGAGGTAGAGTACCGCACTTACAAGTTGTGCTGTTGTTTTAAAATTTGGCgatgaattacacaaaatataTTAAATTTATGTACCCCAAATTTGTTTAGGTAAATATAAGTATACTTTTGTTCACGTTCAGTTATTTTTGGAGTCTCGGGGTAGTCGATGTACGTTTATAAAAACCTGAAAATTTACgcataaaacatttttttcttgcctAGCTTGCAGGTTATTATTTCAAAAAGGGCTTATGGCAAATGGGCACAATCCAGCACAACTTTTTTAGCATGCTTATTTGTAAAACTGCTAAAGTTTGTATTAATAACACTCTTCAATAAAGAGTGATTGCGCTAACTTAAAAAAATCATGAAGGAACACTTCTCACTGTGATTCGAAAACAATTTTGATATTTGTTAGACTTTCCCCACGTAATAGTCTATACATAAGAtttcacaataaataaaaagttGTAGCATAATAAGATTTCACTTTCAGTTACAGCCCGTCAAAAATTTCACTACGCAAGGATAGGCAATTGAAGATCGGAATTTCTGTCTGTTAAATATGGAATGCAGGCCTATACTTTAGTTTGTGAAAAGGCCAGCAGCACCTAAAATATCCATTGGCTGCACTGAGGACGCCCATTTTAGAATGATCTGGTAACGGGAGCGGCAATGAGTGCGGGAAGTTACCGAGCGAACAAGCACGCACAGTTTATGTTCCTGTGTGAAGAGGACCCGTCGGAAGAGGCCCTTGCGCAAGAATGATCCCAGCATGTGGACCTGAAGATTGTATGACATTTGTAGggcattttaaatgcaaagcatttcttagcgaacttcggcgactttgagcgtatctatctatctatctatctatctatctatctatctatctatctatctatctatctatctatctatctatctatctatctatctatctatctatctatctatctatctatctatctatctatctatctatctatctatctatctatctatctatctatctatctatctatctatctatctatctatctatctatctatctatctatctatctatctatctatctatctatctatctagccgcctacgacttttagctctcctggccgtttcttcAATGCATAGATACCAAATATGGCATGACGTAACATCAGTCTACAAATAGCAAGAGTGACTAGTCATAGAGTGAAactcatgacatgtatgtcatgagtgtcatgatttaaatttcatggtgttgctgctcttgcggtggtttatgACATAATGAAAAATCGGTTTTATATAACTTGACTGCAGGGCGAGCATAAGTGACAGATTCTAACGaggaaataatgacatgcatgtcatgtaagtcatgactacacaccacactCATggcgcgctcgcggtcgttttagtagcttgacatatgccaaatttgctgttacgtggCGTCACTGGATtccgaaggtatatgactgatgcaaacgtgataattatgacatgcgtgtcatgtaatagatatgtggggttaaacgtgccaaaaccaccatatgataattaGAGGCGCCATATAGCGGAAGGCttagaaaatttcgaccacttggggtttcaTGACCTGctcccaaatctcagcacatgagCCTAAgtatttccgcctgcatcgaaaatgcagccgccgcagccgagattcgatcccgcgaccagcgggttagcagccaagtaTCTTATCTAGTAGACCGCTACGGCAGGGCATGGGTGTCGTGtacgaacatgactacatgccacgctcatgaagcactcgtggccgtttcgctagcttcccatataccaaatttagtattacgtgatgcgaatggacgacgaagttaaatgactcgtccaaacatgataatcatgacatgcgtgtcatgtaaatgcAGACTACATGCTATATATATGCTCATAGTGCTTTCGCGTttgtttccctagcttcacacataccaaatttgttaatatgggatgtgaatggacgatgaatgtacATGACAGGTTCAAAGAAGATAATCATGGAaagcgtgttatgtaagaacatgactacatgccacgctcatgatgcgttcacggcGGTTTCGctaatacaaagtttggtattacatgacttGAATGGACGATGAAGAAAAATGACAAGTCTGAACATGCTGATCATGAAAtgtgtgttatgtaaaacatgaccacatgctacgctcatagcgcgcctGTGGTTGTTTGTCTGGCTTTCCACATACAAAATTCGGTATTCCATGACGCgaatgaggcccgtgtgctcagatttgggggcacgttaaggaaccccaggtggtcgaaatttctggagccatctaCTAGGGCgattctcataatcatatgctgattttgggacgttaaatcccaaatatcaatcaatatattcatgtgaatggacgacgaaggtaaataaaatgtttgaacatgataatcctgatacgcgtgtcatgcaaaacaagTTTACATGCTGCGCTCAAATCGCGCTcatggccgttccgctagctccacatatacgaaatttggtatcacgtgattcGAATAGACGACGGTAAATGATATgacttttttcttgaagccttttctgaaatgcgtttttttcttgaagttagtgtgatgatattttttttcaaaagtgttAATAATATAAGGTTCAGAAGTTTATAACTAATCATGCTGAGAAAGTTGCGCGGAGTTTTCACCGGTTTTTGTAAGCCCTTTTGGTAATTAGGGCTTGCAAATTAGGTGAAAATATGTTTTCCGAGTCGTTTTGACTTTTTTATAAAGCTATTTCAACTACTCAGAAACGCCGAAAATAAATGAACGTAAACACAAACATGCCTTTAGTTAGCTTAACAAATTTTTGGTACGTAGCTTTAATATATCTTGTGTAATTCATCGCCAAAGTCGAAAACAACAGCAGAGCTTGTAAGCGCGACACTTCACCTCCTCatcattattgatttactgtgcATCGAAAAAAAATTTCCTACCAATAAAATTGCAGATCCCTTCTCACTCATCAGGCAACAATATGTAGAATTGGAAATAAAATCAAAAGGTTGAGCAGCCATGCTTCGTTCGATCTTACGTAGATTCTTCCCTTTTGATGTGAGGTGGCATTTCCggagattgatatgtggggtttaacgtcccaaaaccaccatattgttgagagacgccgtagtaaagggctctgtaaatttcgaccacctgaggttcttcagcctgcacccaaatttgacctcacgggcctacagcatttttgcctccatcagaaatgcagccgccgcagccgggatttgatcccgctacccgCGGGTCAGTAgctcagtaccttagccactagaccaccgaggcgagGCCGTTTCTGGAGAGCATGTAGTTGCAAGCAAAATTCGGTAAAACAAAAATATTCACGCTCAGTCCAAGCCACAGAAATGATTGAGCGTGTTCTAAATGAATGGGAGATACACCGGGAAATATATTTGTGTACTAGTAAACAGACGTAACAACAGACTGTTGGACAATTGGTGtttcaaaagtaaaaaaaaaattgcgggaaATTTAAGGTCAGTCTGTCATAAAGGGCTGACAGTTGGGtgattcctttcttttttttataacaaGATTGATTTAATGGAAGTAGAAGTGGCATATTAAGCTTACTTAAAGCAAAAAATGTTTCAAGTTTCCGATGCACAAGGCACCACTTTGTTATGAAGGCTACGCTTAAagtatctatctgtccatccatccatccccaACGGCTTCCAGCTGTATCATATGAAGTAGGCATAGTTTCAATTCTAGCATTACGCAGGCGCTGATACGTTTCCGTGCAGTTCTTAAACCTTTGCCTTGCCACCGagaacaagttaaaaaaaaacaagttatgTGGAATGACATTCACTGTGTACGATAAACGACTGCAACGTGTCATTTCTAAAAAAAAGCCGATGACGTAAAATGGACTAAAGTGTAGACAAAAAACTTTGATCATGACGGAATGCTATTTGACGGTTGAAACACAAACTTTTTTCGATCAGCCGCCTGAACTGCTTTTCATTTCTTAAAAAATGTGACAATGCTCGCCACAGGCATGACGTATACACGAGGAGCCTTGTCCCCTCATGATGATTATCTAGCAACCAGTTTAACACTCTTGTCACTACAACTTAGGTGCACTACACTTTCGACTGTGCAGTCAACCTCAAAATGTATGAACCATGCAAGCGCATGGCCAAGAGCCTCTTTGCAACAGTTGCGCAACGTCCGCCACGATCGACGGGAACGCAGGCCCCTACAGACGCATCCTTCCATTAATTGATGGTCTTTGTGCTTCCTAAAGAATGCGAAATTTTTCATCTTCCACTTTGCTTACGCGACGCACTGTTTATCAACCGTGGCTACGTCGTTCTTTCTAGTGAGCAGTCTATCAGCATAATTGTTATAAGCCGCAGTCTTTTTCACAAAGTGATATCTACCCTACGACACGCTGTCCGAGGCACGCCGTGATATCATTGatttttttgattgatatgtagtgtttagcgtccaaaaaccaccttataaatatcagagacgccatagtgtagggctctggaaatttagaccacctgtggttctttaacctgcacccatatctgagcacacgggcctacagcattttcacctccatcgaaaatgcagccgccggagccgggattaAATCCTGCGAACTgagggtcagcagacgagtactgagccacaagaccaccacggcggggcatatcCTTGACACGGCTGTCAAAGTAGAAGAGTGGAGGTTTACTGCAGATACAAGCTGGGAGTGAAATCTGACCCAACAATGTGCAGCATGGCAGCAGAAAATCAAAAGACCTGTGAACAACAACAAGACGCACTTCCGGCCCCACCCTGCGTTTCACGGTAAATAGCGCATGGCTAAGTGGTGAAGACAAGCGGTTTGTCACTTGCTCACGTGGTGTGCAAGCTTTTATGGTTGACTGTGCATTCCTTAGGCAATTCAGGCATGTAAACACGTGTCAGCTCAGAAACTAACACGGGCCTTGTGCATTTATTGAGGTCGATCACATGATATGTTATGGTGTTTATTGTCGCAAGGCATAAAACATGCTAGTTTTCTTTATCTAAtccttttcaataaaaaaacCTACTAGTCGGGCTAGATATGAATAGACATAGTGCAGAGATAAACTACAAAGCCGCCAGTGCTTCCCGAAATTCTGGGAACTCGGCACTCATCCAGTGTTGCTGAATAATAAATAGAAACTACAAACGGTCGAAGTTATCTCATAAAGCACAATTCTCTGTCAAACAAAACGAAGTCATGcctgtattcgaaaaaaaaaataactcgcCATTAGTGATTAGCACCGAGTGCAGCAGTAAGTTGCAGTAGCCAATAACGTCATTTGCCTAGGAAGTTGCAGAAAAACAAACACCATCCATGAGGCAGCGCTGAACTCAGACATTTTGATGAAGTGCTTCGTGGTCGGAACCAGCCACACCGCCATCTTGTAGTTGGTTGGCCATGCTCTCAAGCTCGCTGATGCACATCACCGACTGCTCGTATTTGTGCGTGACGAGCTGTCGGTAGAAATGCACGGCAAATACTAAGAACACAATCGCGACCGGTATGAGGATGATGGTCACAGCAAGTGCAGCCTCCGGGCTATAGCTGTAAAACACAATCCAGGATATAATAGCAATCTCTGACATGAAGAGCAAGAGGCCAAATACAGTGGAGACTGCCCAGGCCGTCTCGATGTAGAGCCGCATCTTCTCGTGGGGCGACTTGGAGGCGGTGCCGGTTCCGTCCAAGCAGGCTGCGGCATCCAAATGCGGCAGGATGCAGGTCGAGATCATAAGCGCCAACATGTACACCGACACCAGCAGTGTGGTGCACACGCTGAAAACTATCAGCAGCTCCGGGGGGATGGCCTTGCTCAGCTGCATCTCTACCAGGGCCACCTAAGGACAAGCACTCAATTTGAAAACTACTACAGTAATACAGAAGCCGTGTAATCTTATGCAGACTTACTTGCAAAACTATAAGCTTGTTATGTCTCAGCTTGCCCATATGCTATAGACTATGTGAAAACATGAAGGGCAGTGTTTTATTCAGAGGACAGGCAAGAAGTCCTATCATTCAAGAGGTGTATGTTGTAAAAGAGAAAGCTTGAATTTTCATATCAGTAGCTGGCCTCGAGAAGCGTGGTGCGCGGTATAAAAGCTCTCGTGAGCTGTGAAGTGTGATTTAGAACAGCGTTCCTTCCCGAATCGAACACAAGCATTCTGTGTATAGAGAAGTGCTCCACATGAGAGCCACGCCAGTGCTCAAAGCTACTTTAGAAACACAAGGCCATACACAAGCGACATGGCCGGTGGGGAGTGATTGGTGTGATGTTCCTCAACTATTAAAACGGGCTCAGCTCTCATTCACTCTTGTCATCACCATCATTCTACATAGCATCTTCAAAGTGCTCAATCTTGTGTTTGCACGTATTGCTTTAAAGGCACCTCATCGGTAATTCGTTAAAGTATTCATACCTTTGAAAAATGAGTTCAAAAACAAAGCGATGACATTAAACATTTCATATAGTCGCTTTTGATGCTAAACCTGCTTATTCTATCAATTCCGCTCATTTGTCTAGCATAGGCGAAGCCAGACTTAAACTTTCTTGGGTTACAAAAGACACAGCTGCCGATTCCTAACCCGATAGTGTTTTTTGTCGGGGTCCACCATGACTCTGCTGACTTAATTCTATCACGGAAGTGGCGTTTCAAATTTTACTAAtatattttgcaaaaaaataaCAGAAGGCAAGAGCATATCTCGTGGAATTTAACCAGGAATTTACCGTTTTTCTGCGCGTGGCGCCAACCACTACGCCACGGAAAGCATGTTGCCTATATTGCTTACGGCTGGACATTTATATACACCACACTCCGTTTGGCGGTCCTCGTAGCTTCGAAACTTGGGCGcattttcgttatcagtggcgagatggcacGATGGGCTGGCGATGGGCGCGCTCAAAAGTTTGTCACCTTCACGAAGCACCACCTCCACCTGCACGCGCGCTTCCCAGACTCTTAAAGAGCGCCTGAAACTcttcttcaagtaaccatagaatgcaTTCACTACAAGAACTTGTTTTACGCATTCAGCGCCGCAAAATTTTATGAATCGGTCCAGTATGAGCAGAaatacaaagatttgtcacacgctgcaaacGCGCTCTCTtgtctcgtcccgacgaaagcgctgcaagctaagcagggagagatggcagggtcaaaaaaaaaaaaaaaaaaaaacgtcacgcgcacctcatgaccttgagcactgtttttttttttgtgaatacgCAGCTTCTTTATGGTGATtgcgcgcacacgcgtggacaaatAGCAGCCTTTCACAGCGATTCCTGTAATGACCAAGCGCACTAtgttcaaatcaaccaatggtTGATAGATGGCcatctacgagtgatttttgaacGTCTTGTCATTTGTCCATAGAAAAGAACGCAATTTTTAACTGATTTATTAATTACACATTTTAGGCCGCGTGCTTCGCTATAATATCCAGCTATAATATCGCCCTTGTCTTGTATGTACTTGTGTGCTCGTTTCCTGCGTCTTTCATTCTGATTCA
This region includes:
- the LOC119162288 gene encoding calcium release-activated calcium channel protein 1; this encodes MGIPEDNVQSWQALQLSRAKLKASRGTSALLSGFAMVALVEMQLSKAIPPELLIVFSVCTTLLVSVYMLALMISTCILPHLDAAACLDGTGTASKSPHEKMRLYIETAWAVSTVFGLLLFMSEIAIISWIVFYSYSPEAALAVTIILIPVAIVFLVFAVHFYRQLVTHKYEQSVMCISELESMANQLQDGGVAGSDHEALHQNV